A genomic window from Streptomyces sp. NBC_01429 includes:
- a CDS encoding DedA family protein: MLESLGSLTGSPWIYAVVALSVLLDVFLPLLPSGVLVITAATAAAAGSTTVAGAAGKVAQVPQEVPSLLLVMLCAFIASVLGDLVAFRLARRRDGRVARTIARSRRLTTAQERLGSALSGGGGALVVLARFAPAGRSVVSLSAGVAHRKVKEFLPWSALAAVAWTGYSAGLGYLGGQWLGATWFGTAISVLALFAAGSLAAYFIRRPSGPTASPA; encoded by the coding sequence GTGTTGGAGAGTCTGGGGTCGCTGACCGGCAGCCCATGGATCTACGCCGTCGTCGCCCTCTCCGTCCTGCTCGACGTATTCCTCCCCCTGCTGCCCAGCGGCGTCCTGGTCATCACGGCGGCCACGGCCGCCGCCGCGGGATCGACCACCGTCGCGGGCGCGGCCGGCAAGGTCGCTCAGGTGCCGCAGGAAGTGCCCTCGCTGCTCCTGGTGATGCTGTGCGCGTTCATCGCCTCCGTCCTCGGTGACCTGGTCGCCTTCCGGCTGGCCCGGCGCAGGGACGGCCGCGTCGCGCGCACCATCGCGCGCTCACGTCGGCTGACCACCGCGCAGGAACGACTCGGCAGCGCCCTCAGCGGCGGAGGCGGCGCCCTGGTCGTCCTCGCCCGCTTCGCCCCGGCCGGCCGCTCGGTGGTCTCCCTGAGCGCGGGCGTGGCCCACCGCAAGGTGAAGGAGTTCCTGCCCTGGTCGGCGCTGGCCGCCGTGGCCTGGACGGGCTACAGCGCGGGTCTCGGCTACCTCGGCGGCCAGTGGCTGGGCGCGACCTGGTTCGGCACGGCCATATCCGTACTGGCCCTCTTCGCCGCGGGCTCCCTGGCGGCCTACTTCATCCGCCGCCCGAGCGGCCCGACGGCCTCACCCGCCTGA
- a CDS encoding DoxX family protein — protein MHTRLQQAQPYALGLFRIVTGLLFVCHGASSLFGYFGKEAVSGGTWPGWYAAVIELVGGALIMLGLGTRVAALISSGSMAYAYFTVHQENGLFPIENSGELSVMFCWAFLLIVFTGPGALALDQLFSSRASAQEAPEVRDDRETVSA, from the coding sequence ATGCACACACGTCTCCAGCAGGCCCAGCCCTACGCGCTCGGTCTGTTCCGCATCGTCACCGGTCTGCTCTTCGTCTGCCACGGAGCATCCTCGCTCTTCGGCTACTTCGGCAAGGAAGCGGTGTCCGGCGGCACTTGGCCGGGCTGGTACGCGGCCGTCATCGAACTGGTCGGCGGTGCGCTCATCATGCTCGGCCTCGGCACCCGGGTGGCCGCGCTGATCAGCTCCGGCTCGATGGCGTACGCCTACTTCACCGTGCACCAGGAGAACGGCCTCTTCCCCATAGAGAACAGCGGCGAGCTGTCCGTCATGTTCTGCTGGGCGTTCCTGCTGATCGTCTTCACCGGCCCGGGGGCGCTCGCCCTCGACCAGCTGTTCTCCTCGCGCGCCTCCGCGCAGGAGGCACCGGAGGTACGGGACGACCGCGAGACCGTCTCCGCGTAG
- a CDS encoding extracellular solute-binding protein, protein MIRARFSRTVAAGVTLALGLSLAACGGGGSSSGGDGEFHVLVYGDATNKVEKRIVETFNKTSKVKAVLDTVPGADYQKKLQTTISTPQAPDVFFNWGGGSIQPFVKANLLLPLDDLIAKNPELKSKFLPSVFNTAVVDGKAYGVPMRGTQPVLLFNNKKVLADAGATTPKTWDELLDAVKKLKAKGVTPIALGGADKWPTLMWFEYLYDRVAGPDLFKKAIAGDKAAWESAESRKALSTLKELVDAGAFGTNYDSVKYTDNGSPALLSTGKAGFELMGSWAYSTQRELNPDFAAKDLGYTGFPNVEGGKGDPADIVGNTNNFYSVLKKTKHADAIGEFLKLMYSDEFVKAQLAIGNLPTTTNTVKFLDSADNPDYLKYQFDLVDKATSFQLSWDQAYPPGASAPMMQAIQQFFNGSIDADAFIKAMQALSTE, encoded by the coding sequence ATGATTCGTGCACGGTTTTCTCGAACTGTCGCCGCCGGCGTCACGCTCGCCCTCGGGCTGAGCCTGGCGGCCTGCGGCGGTGGCGGCAGCTCCTCGGGTGGGGACGGGGAGTTCCACGTACTGGTCTACGGCGACGCCACGAACAAGGTGGAGAAGCGGATCGTCGAGACCTTCAACAAGACCTCCAAGGTCAAGGCGGTCCTGGACACCGTCCCCGGGGCCGACTACCAGAAGAAGCTCCAGACGACCATCTCCACCCCGCAGGCGCCCGACGTCTTCTTCAACTGGGGCGGCGGCTCCATCCAGCCGTTCGTCAAGGCGAACCTGCTGCTGCCGCTCGACGACCTGATAGCCAAGAACCCGGAGCTGAAGTCGAAGTTCCTGCCGTCCGTCTTCAACACGGCTGTGGTGGACGGGAAGGCGTACGGCGTCCCGATGCGCGGCACCCAGCCCGTCCTGCTGTTCAACAACAAGAAGGTGCTCGCGGACGCCGGGGCGACGACACCGAAGACCTGGGACGAACTGCTCGACGCGGTGAAGAAGCTCAAGGCCAAGGGCGTCACCCCGATCGCGCTGGGCGGCGCCGACAAGTGGCCGACGCTGATGTGGTTCGAGTACCTGTACGACCGGGTGGCCGGTCCCGACCTGTTCAAGAAGGCGATCGCGGGCGACAAGGCGGCCTGGGAGAGCGCGGAGAGCAGGAAGGCGCTGAGCACGCTCAAGGAGCTGGTCGACGCGGGCGCGTTCGGCACCAACTACGACTCGGTGAAGTACACCGACAACGGCTCCCCCGCACTGCTCAGCACCGGCAAGGCCGGATTCGAGCTGATGGGGTCCTGGGCGTACTCCACGCAGCGGGAACTCAACCCCGACTTCGCGGCGAAGGACCTCGGCTACACCGGCTTCCCCAACGTCGAGGGGGGCAAGGGCGATCCGGCCGACATCGTCGGGAACACGAACAACTTCTACTCGGTGCTGAAGAAGACCAAGCACGCGGACGCGATCGGCGAGTTCCTCAAGCTCATGTACTCCGACGAGTTCGTCAAGGCGCAGCTGGCCATCGGCAACCTGCCCACCACGACCAACACCGTGAAGTTCCTGGACTCGGCCGACAACCCGGACTACCTGAAGTACCAGTTCGACCTGGTCGACAAGGCCACCTCGTTCCAGCTGTCCTGGGACCAGGCGTACCCGCCGGGCGCCAGCGCCCCGATGATGCAGGCCATCCAGCAGTTCTTCAACGGCTCCATCGACGCGGACGCCTTCATCAAGGCCATGCAGGCCCTGTCCACCGAGTGA
- a CDS encoding ABC transporter permease, which translates to MLLRVDITFGVVLGLLLVAAVTVAALAHLGRGREMAVAGVRAALQLGAVSLVIGWVIGSVPPLLGFIALMYAVAVRTAGRRVTPNRTWWWAAVPIAAGVAPVMAALLLTGVVPAKGIAVIPTTGILIGGALTATVLSGRRALDELHARRGEVEAGMALGLLDRDARMEVARPAASDALLPGLDQTRTVGLVTLPGAFVGMLLGGASPVLAGAVQLFVLVALMAVQAVAVSVVLELVTRGRLHREE; encoded by the coding sequence GTGCTGCTGCGGGTCGATATCACGTTCGGGGTCGTACTCGGCCTGCTGCTGGTCGCCGCCGTGACCGTCGCCGCGCTCGCGCATCTCGGGCGGGGCCGGGAGATGGCCGTCGCCGGGGTGCGGGCCGCGCTGCAACTCGGCGCGGTCTCGCTGGTGATCGGGTGGGTGATCGGCTCCGTACCGCCGCTGCTCGGGTTCATCGCCCTGATGTACGCCGTCGCCGTACGGACCGCCGGGCGGCGCGTCACCCCGAACCGCACCTGGTGGTGGGCGGCCGTGCCCATCGCGGCGGGGGTGGCGCCGGTGATGGCCGCCCTGCTGCTCACCGGCGTCGTGCCGGCCAAGGGCATCGCGGTGATCCCCACCACCGGCATCCTCATCGGCGGCGCGCTCACCGCGACCGTACTGAGCGGCCGCCGCGCCCTGGACGAACTGCACGCGCGCCGGGGCGAGGTCGAGGCCGGGATGGCGCTGGGGCTGCTGGACCGCGACGCCCGGATGGAGGTGGCCAGGCCCGCCGCGTCGGACGCGCTGCTGCCGGGGCTCGACCAGACCAGGACGGTGGGGCTCGTGACGCTGCCGGGGGCGTTCGTGGGGATGCTGCTGGGCGGCGCGTCACCGGTGCTGGCGGGCGCGGTGCAACTGTTCGTGCTGGTGGCGCTGATGGCGGTGCAGGCGGTGGCGGTGAGCGTGGTGCTGGAGCTGGTGACGCGGGGACGGCTGCACCGCGAGGAGTGA
- a CDS encoding FAD/NAD(P)-binding protein, whose protein sequence is MFAARQSPPHSIAVVGAGPRGTSVLERLCASVPELAPDIPLTVHLIDPAPPGAGRVWRTDQSPELLMNTVASQVTVFTDESVTCEGPIRPGPSLYEWAAARPAERLGPDDYPTRAAYGRYLEWAFRRTVEGAPENVTVEVHRALAVRLDDDAERPVPGTPAARSARGAGDSCEESPSSAAHHPTQTLTLDNGTTISGLRAVVLAQGHLPVVSGQTQATLAEYAARHRLRYLPPANPADVDLSAVAAGEPVLLRGLGLNFFDHMALLTAGRGGLFTRDAEGVLVYHPSGREPQLYAGSRRGVPYQARGDNAKGPSGRHEPLVLTPDVIAVFRKRADEGDAPDFLREIWPLVAKEVEAVFYTAHLRASPSGTTGHASGATGHTPGTPGHTSVPAAGHACFLAPFLDRFLAAPHGSPQEAAVLDDAGIAAADRWSWERISRPYGTETFRDPADHRAWLLAHLREDAAHAVLGNLAGPVKAALDVLRDLRNELRQIVDHSGLSGTSRRDHLDRWYTPLNAFLSIGPPRRRIEEMAALIEAGVLEVIGPRTTVRAQDGVFTAESPDVPGSSVRATTLVEARLPEPDLRRSCDPLLSRLLKTGQCRPHVLDGYETGGLDVTHRPYYLIDRQGRPHSRRFAIGVPTEGVHWVTAAGARPGVDSVMLSDTDAVARAGLRTWAAGEAERTTRIDPRQNVELASID, encoded by the coding sequence TTGTTCGCTGCACGGCAGTCTCCGCCCCACTCGATCGCCGTCGTCGGCGCCGGCCCCCGCGGCACCTCGGTCCTCGAAAGACTCTGCGCGTCCGTGCCCGAACTGGCGCCGGACATACCGCTCACCGTGCATCTCATAGACCCGGCTCCCCCCGGCGCGGGCCGCGTCTGGCGCACCGACCAGTCGCCCGAGCTGCTGATGAACACGGTGGCCTCACAGGTGACCGTCTTCACCGACGAGAGCGTGACGTGCGAGGGGCCGATACGTCCGGGGCCGAGCCTGTACGAGTGGGCGGCGGCCCGCCCCGCCGAGCGCCTCGGCCCGGACGACTACCCCACCCGCGCCGCGTACGGCCGCTATCTGGAGTGGGCCTTCCGCAGGACGGTGGAGGGGGCGCCGGAGAATGTGACGGTCGAGGTGCACCGGGCGCTGGCGGTACGACTGGATGACGACGCCGAGCGGCCCGTACCCGGCACACCGGCGGCGCGGTCCGCGCGCGGCGCGGGCGATTCGTGCGAAGAGTCCCCCTCGTCCGCCGCGCACCATCCCACCCAGACACTCACCCTCGACAATGGCACGACGATTTCCGGCCTCCGCGCCGTTGTCCTCGCGCAGGGCCATCTACCGGTGGTTTCCGGCCAGACCCAGGCGACCCTGGCGGAGTACGCCGCGCGCCACCGGCTGCGCTATCTGCCGCCCGCCAATCCGGCCGATGTCGATCTCTCCGCCGTCGCCGCCGGGGAGCCGGTGCTGCTGCGCGGGCTCGGGCTGAATTTCTTCGATCACATGGCGCTCCTGACGGCGGGGCGCGGTGGCCTGTTCACCCGTGACGCCGAGGGCGTGCTCGTATACCACCCGTCGGGGCGGGAGCCGCAGTTGTACGCGGGGTCGCGGCGCGGGGTGCCGTACCAGGCGCGCGGGGACAACGCGAAGGGGCCGTCGGGGCGGCACGAGCCGCTGGTACTGACGCCGGACGTGATCGCGGTGTTCCGCAAGCGGGCGGACGAGGGTGACGCGCCGGACTTCCTGCGGGAGATATGGCCGCTGGTCGCCAAGGAGGTGGAGGCGGTGTTCTACACCGCGCACCTGCGCGCGAGCCCCTCCGGGACCACCGGCCACGCCTCCGGGGCCACCGGCCACACCCCCGGCACCCCCGGCCACACCTCCGTACCGGCGGCCGGGCACGCGTGCTTCCTCGCCCCCTTCCTCGACCGCTTCCTCGCGGCGCCGCACGGCAGCCCGCAGGAGGCCGCCGTCCTCGACGACGCGGGCATCGCGGCGGCGGACCGCTGGTCGTGGGAGCGGATCTCACGGCCGTACGGCACGGAGACCTTCCGCGACCCGGCCGACCATCGCGCCTGGCTGCTGGCCCATCTGCGCGAGGACGCCGCCCACGCCGTGCTCGGCAATCTGGCGGGCCCGGTCAAGGCGGCCCTCGACGTGCTGCGCGATCTGCGCAACGAACTGCGGCAGATCGTGGACCACTCCGGGCTCTCCGGCACCTCCCGGCGCGACCATCTCGACCGCTGGTACACGCCGTTGAACGCATTCCTCTCCATCGGGCCGCCGCGCCGCCGCATCGAGGAGATGGCCGCCCTGATCGAGGCCGGGGTGCTGGAGGTGATCGGCCCGAGGACGACCGTACGGGCCCAGGACGGTGTGTTCACCGCCGAATCCCCCGACGTGCCGGGGTCGTCGGTGCGGGCGACGACGCTGGTGGAGGCCAGGCTGCCGGAACCGGATCTGCGGCGCAGCTGCGACCCGTTGCTGTCGCGACTGCTCAAGACCGGGCAGTGCCGACCGCATGTACTTGATGGTTACGAGACCGGCGGGCTGGATGTAACGCACCGCCCCTATTACCTGATAGACCGTCAAGGCAGGCCGCACTCAAGGAGGTTCGCCATCGGCGTGCCGACGGAGGGAGTGCACTGGGTGACCGCCGCAGGTGCGCGGCCCGGAGTCGACTCGGTGATGTTGTCGGACACCGACGCGGTGGCGCGTGCCGGACTGCGAACGTGGGCGGCGGGGGAAGCGGAACGGACGACGCGAATTGATCCCCGACAAAATGTTGAACTTGCAAGCATTGATTAG
- a CDS encoding DUF2277 domain-containing protein codes for MCRSIKTLRPPVLPEEATEEDIRAAALQYVRKVSGFRAPAAHNREVFERAVDEIAAATARLLDGIEVRGARGGSGG; via the coding sequence ATGTGCCGCAGTATCAAGACCCTCCGGCCGCCCGTCCTCCCCGAAGAGGCCACCGAGGAGGACATCCGGGCCGCCGCGCTTCAGTACGTACGCAAGGTCTCCGGCTTCCGGGCGCCCGCCGCGCACAACCGGGAGGTGTTCGAGCGGGCCGTGGACGAGATCGCAGCGGCGACCGCGCGGCTGCTGGACGGGATCGAGGTGCGGGGTGCGCGGGGCGGGTCAGGCGGGTGA
- a CDS encoding peptidoglycan-binding protein, with protein sequence MTGQLCSACGAPAAAEGGPGCDCAERAARSLRAERSAQAAATEDFDPLRVRPYVQLPVDEGRDSGRPVPKAFRATGPLPLLGPERRGVSAKPPAPDLHTPPPSRAPLRAVAIGAAVVVIAVAAVAVGLFSGDGREEWVAPPEETSTWLPSGDDKEPGGSSPTAVPSPGTAGAPGDGTAPGTSVSAPASGTTADAPDASPAPRPSPSSSVTGKASAAPAAPAATDTGAPQSAPVEETTTLRVGDSGPEVTGLQQRLTRLWLFTGEATGQYDQNLESAVRVYQWSRQLSGDTLGEYGPATRRALEAETEQEQSQGQNQGQSQSQGQDARRGGQQGPGSGRT encoded by the coding sequence GTGACCGGACAGCTCTGTTCCGCATGCGGTGCGCCAGCGGCCGCGGAGGGCGGACCCGGCTGCGACTGCGCGGAGCGCGCGGCGCGGTCGTTGCGGGCCGAGCGCTCCGCGCAGGCCGCGGCGACGGAGGACTTCGATCCGCTGCGCGTCCGGCCTTACGTACAGCTGCCCGTGGACGAGGGCCGGGACAGCGGCAGGCCGGTGCCCAAGGCGTTCCGCGCCACGGGCCCGCTGCCGCTCCTCGGCCCGGAGAGGCGCGGTGTCTCCGCCAAGCCCCCGGCCCCCGATCTGCACACGCCGCCGCCCAGCCGGGCACCGCTCAGGGCGGTCGCGATCGGCGCTGCGGTCGTGGTGATCGCGGTGGCCGCGGTGGCCGTGGGGCTGTTCTCGGGGGACGGCCGGGAGGAGTGGGTGGCTCCGCCGGAGGAGACGAGCACCTGGCTGCCGTCGGGGGACGACAAGGAGCCGGGCGGCTCGTCGCCCACGGCCGTACCGTCGCCCGGCACGGCCGGCGCGCCGGGCGACGGTACGGCGCCGGGCACATCGGTCTCGGCGCCGGCCTCGGGCACGACGGCGGACGCCCCGGACGCCTCCCCGGCGCCCCGCCCCTCCCCCTCCTCCTCCGTCACGGGCAAGGCGTCCGCCGCACCCGCCGCCCCAGCGGCGACGGACACCGGCGCGCCGCAGTCCGCTCCGGTGGAGGAGACCACCACCCTGCGGGTCGGGGACTCGGGGCCCGAGGTCACGGGCCTCCAGCAGCGGCTGACGCGGCTGTGGCTGTTCACCGGGGAGGCCACCGGGCAGTACGACCAGAACCTGGAGAGCGCCGTACGTGTCTACCAGTGGTCCCGGCAGCTCAGCGGCGACACCCTGGGCGAGTACGGCCCGGCCACGCGGCGCGCCCTGGAGGCGGAGACGGAGCAGGAACAGAGCCAGGGCCAGAACCAGGGCCAGAGTCAGAGCCAGGGCCAGGACGCGCGCCGGGGCGGACAGCAGGGCCCCGGGTCCGGCCGCACCTGA
- a CDS encoding LacI family DNA-binding transcriptional regulator, translating to MRDETSAGRVTLAQVASQAGVSLSTVSKVLNGRPDVSAPTRVKVEELLDTHGYRRSTPAAPEAPLIEIVFHELDSTWSMELIRGVQNVAKETGLSVVLTETGTRHSPGADWVEGVLRRRPLGVVLVFSTLPDDLKKKLWSRAIPFVIIDPAGDPEPDVPSVGSANWAGGLAATRHLIELGHRRVAVITGPEDMLCSLARLDGFRSAMGMAGLETDPALVRFGDFHVRSGHAHAMELLRADDRPTAVFAGSDLQALGVLEAARVLGLRIPEDLSVVGYDDIPLAQWSSPALTTVHQPLVEMAEEAARMLLRLRREDRSDHADRAEQADTRIEFGTRLVVRDSTARPAAGGAAR from the coding sequence ATGCGTGATGAGACGAGTGCGGGCCGGGTCACCCTGGCCCAGGTGGCTTCGCAGGCAGGGGTATCTCTTTCGACAGTTTCGAAAGTCCTCAACGGGCGTCCCGATGTCTCCGCGCCGACCCGGGTCAAGGTCGAGGAGCTGCTCGACACCCACGGCTACCGCCGCTCCACGCCCGCCGCCCCCGAGGCGCCGCTCATCGAGATCGTCTTCCACGAGCTGGACAGCACCTGGTCGATGGAGCTGATCCGGGGCGTCCAGAACGTCGCGAAGGAGACCGGCCTCAGCGTCGTCCTCACCGAGACCGGCACCCGGCACTCCCCGGGGGCCGACTGGGTCGAGGGCGTTCTGCGCCGCCGTCCGCTCGGTGTGGTCCTCGTCTTCTCCACGCTCCCCGACGACCTCAAGAAGAAGCTCTGGTCGCGCGCCATCCCGTTCGTCATCATCGACCCGGCGGGCGACCCGGAACCCGACGTGCCGTCCGTCGGCTCCGCCAACTGGGCCGGCGGGCTCGCCGCCACCCGCCACCTCATCGAACTCGGCCACCGCAGAGTCGCCGTCATCACCGGCCCCGAGGACATGCTCTGCTCGCTGGCCCGGCTGGACGGCTTCCGCTCGGCCATGGGCATGGCGGGCCTGGAGACCGACCCGGCGCTGGTGCGCTTCGGCGACTTCCACGTACGGTCCGGCCACGCCCACGCCATGGAACTCCTGCGGGCCGACGACCGCCCGACCGCCGTCTTCGCGGGCAGCGACCTCCAGGCGCTGGGCGTCCTGGAGGCGGCCCGCGTGCTGGGGCTGCGCATCCCGGAGGACCTCTCGGTCGTCGGATACGACGACATCCCCCTCGCCCAGTGGTCCAGCCCCGCCCTCACCACCGTCCACCAGCCCCTCGTCGAGATGGCCGAGGAGGCCGCCCGGATGCTGCTGCGGCTGCGCCGGGAGGACCGCTCCGACCACGCCGACCGGGCCGAACAGGCCGACACCCGGATCGAGTTCGGCACCCGACTGGTCGTCAGGGACAGTACGGCGCGGCCGGCGGCGGGCGGGGCCGCGCGGTAG
- a CDS encoding HAD-IA family hydrolase codes for MPLTARALLLDMDGTLVNSDASVERCWRRWASAHGLDPEEALKVVHGRQGYATMAVLLPERPMELNFADNRAMLAEETADTDGVVPIPGAPGFLAAVADLPHALVTSADVELAEARMGAAALPMPKIRVTAEDVTASKPDPEGFLLGAATLGIEPRDCVVFEDSEAGILAARAAGMRVVGVGPRAAAMAPDVHVPDLTHLRVEALPAGGIALHVVAA; via the coding sequence ATGCCCCTGACCGCCCGCGCGCTTCTGCTGGACATGGACGGCACGCTCGTCAATTCCGACGCCTCCGTGGAGCGCTGCTGGCGGCGCTGGGCGAGTGCGCACGGACTGGATCCGGAAGAGGCGCTCAAGGTCGTGCACGGCCGGCAGGGGTACGCCACGATGGCCGTACTGCTCCCGGAGCGGCCCATGGAGCTGAACTTCGCCGACAACCGCGCCATGCTCGCCGAGGAGACCGCCGACACCGACGGCGTGGTCCCGATCCCCGGCGCCCCCGGCTTCCTGGCGGCCGTGGCGGACCTCCCGCACGCGCTGGTCACCTCGGCCGACGTCGAGCTGGCCGAGGCCCGGATGGGCGCGGCGGCACTCCCCATGCCGAAGATCCGGGTCACCGCGGAGGACGTCACCGCGAGCAAGCCCGACCCGGAGGGCTTCCTGCTCGGCGCCGCCACGCTGGGCATCGAGCCGCGGGACTGCGTGGTCTTCGAGGACTCCGAGGCGGGGATCCTGGCCGCGCGGGCGGCGGGAATGCGGGTGGTGGGCGTGGGACCGCGCGCGGCGGCGATGGCCCCGGACGTACACGTACCGGATCTCACGCACCTGCGCGTGGAAGCCCTGCCGGCGGGCGGCATCGCGCTGCACGTCGTGGCCGCCTGA
- a CDS encoding carbohydrate ABC transporter permease translates to MVVLTTPVEGERQRQRPRTGRGPSAHTVARPGIGWALPAALFFTLFAIVPLVLVAVLSFASWNGLEAPRFAGLDNWSGLLHDPVMIKSLWLSVLLTGLGVVTQTPLAILLGVWAAGRQRNRAVLSAVFFVPLLLSATAVSVLWRALLDPNFGVPAQARWLFGDGNLLGSRTGAISVLVLVATWQFTPFHALIYQGAARAIPEVLYQAAAIDGAGRVRRFFHITLPQLRNSVITSVILMVVGGLTTFDTVLILTQGGPGTDTSISAYYMYQKAFREFDFGQGAAIALLLVVVATVISLIVVRISGYDKMAGTKEGM, encoded by the coding sequence ATGGTTGTTCTCACCACTCCGGTGGAAGGCGAACGGCAGCGGCAGCGCCCCCGGACGGGCCGGGGCCCCTCCGCCCATACGGTCGCCCGCCCGGGGATCGGCTGGGCCCTGCCCGCCGCGCTGTTCTTCACCCTGTTCGCGATCGTCCCGCTCGTACTCGTCGCCGTGTTGTCCTTCGCGAGCTGGAACGGCCTTGAGGCGCCCCGGTTCGCGGGCCTCGACAACTGGTCCGGGCTGCTCCACGACCCGGTGATGATCAAGAGTCTCTGGCTCAGTGTGCTGCTCACCGGTCTGGGCGTGGTCACCCAGACGCCCCTGGCCATCCTGCTCGGGGTCTGGGCGGCCGGCCGGCAGCGCAACCGGGCCGTGCTGTCGGCGGTCTTCTTCGTCCCCCTGCTGCTGTCCGCCACGGCCGTCTCCGTGCTGTGGCGGGCGCTGCTCGACCCCAACTTCGGGGTGCCGGCGCAGGCGCGCTGGCTCTTCGGGGACGGCAATCTGCTGGGCTCGCGCACCGGGGCGATCTCGGTGCTCGTCCTGGTGGCGACCTGGCAGTTCACCCCGTTCCACGCGCTGATCTACCAGGGCGCGGCGCGCGCGATCCCCGAGGTGCTCTACCAGGCGGCGGCGATCGACGGGGCGGGCCGGGTGCGGCGGTTCTTCCACATCACGCTGCCGCAGCTGCGCAACTCGGTCATCACGTCGGTGATCCTCATGGTGGTCGGCGGGCTCACCACCTTCGACACCGTACTGATCCTGACGCAGGGCGGCCCCGGTACGGACACCAGCATCAGCGCCTACTACATGTACCAGAAGGCCTTCAGGGAGTTCGACTTCGGCCAGGGCGCGGCCATCGCGCTGCTGCTGGTCGTGGTGGCCACGGTCATCTCGCTGATCGTGGTGCGGATCTCGGGCTACGACAAGATGGCCGGCACGAAGGAGGGCATGTGA
- a CDS encoding HNH endonuclease family protein produces the protein MSRVYARRMPRFVTLLLTAALALVATLVVAPAAQAAMPTPVAASTARTYLGTLTVQAEGSTSGYSRDLFPHWITQSGTCNTREVVLKRDGTNVVQDSACAAVSGNWYSEYDGATTTSSSSFDIDHMVPLAEAWRSGASSWTTAQRQAFANDLTRPQLIAVSASSNRSKGDSDPAKWLPTRTAYQCTYVRAWVQVKYYYKLTVDSAEKTALTSALSGC, from the coding sequence ATGTCACGTGTCTACGCGCGTCGAATGCCTCGCTTCGTCACCCTCCTCCTCACGGCGGCCCTCGCGCTCGTCGCCACCCTGGTCGTCGCCCCCGCCGCCCAGGCCGCCATGCCGACGCCGGTCGCCGCGTCCACGGCCCGTACCTACCTCGGCACGCTCACCGTGCAGGCGGAAGGTTCCACCAGCGGTTACAGCCGCGATCTGTTCCCGCACTGGATCACCCAGTCGGGCACCTGCAACACCCGTGAGGTCGTCCTGAAGCGCGACGGCACGAACGTGGTGCAGGACTCCGCCTGCGCGGCCGTCAGCGGCAACTGGTACTCGGAGTACGACGGCGCCACCACGACCAGCTCGTCCAGCTTCGACATCGACCACATGGTGCCGCTCGCCGAGGCGTGGCGTTCCGGCGCCAGCAGCTGGACCACCGCCCAGCGCCAGGCGTTCGCCAACGACCTGACCCGCCCCCAGCTCATCGCCGTCTCCGCCAGCTCCAACCGGTCGAAGGGCGACAGCGACCCGGCGAAGTGGCTGCCGACGCGCACCGCCTACCAGTGCACGTACGTACGGGCCTGGGTGCAGGTCAAGTACTACTACAAGCTGACCGTCGACTCGGCAGAGAAGACCGCGCTCACCAGCGCGCTCAGCGGCTGCTGA